The following are from one region of the Carnobacterium gallinarum DSM 4847 genome:
- a CDS encoding carbohydrate ABC transporter permease, whose protein sequence is MEMKKLTDEKVFNFINVAFMIFFVAIIALPLWNIVALSFNDAKDALRGGIYFWPRNFSLESYKTVFEDTQIYRAFGISVAKTVIGVVGHTLFTGIMAYGISKQQLIGRNIYMKMGIVTMFFSGGMIPTFLLYRQLGLLNNFWVYIIPVLFSFYDMIIMMNFFRNIPASLEESAEIDGAHPLGIFIRIILPLSLPILATIALFHGVFQWNDYMTANIYVDDRTLYPVQMLLYRLVSENLSPSVASGTNVIRETTSQSLQLATMVVTTVPVVIVYPFLQKYFIKGMMIGSVKE, encoded by the coding sequence ATGGAGATGAAAAAGCTAACAGATGAGAAAGTTTTCAATTTTATTAACGTAGCCTTTATGATTTTTTTCGTGGCTATTATAGCATTGCCGTTATGGAATATTGTGGCCCTTTCTTTTAATGATGCGAAAGATGCATTACGAGGTGGCATTTATTTTTGGCCAAGGAATTTCTCTTTAGAGAGTTATAAAACGGTTTTTGAGGATACTCAGATTTATCGTGCTTTTGGGATTTCAGTTGCTAAAACAGTAATTGGTGTAGTAGGACATACTTTATTTACTGGAATTATGGCATATGGTATTTCAAAACAGCAGTTAATTGGACGGAATATTTATATGAAGATGGGGATTGTGACCATGTTTTTTAGTGGTGGGATGATTCCAACTTTTCTATTGTATCGCCAGTTAGGTTTATTGAATAATTTTTGGGTATATATTATCCCCGTGCTATTTTCTTTTTATGACATGATTATTATGATGAATTTTTTCCGGAATATTCCGGCGTCTCTTGAAGAGTCTGCTGAAATAGATGGAGCGCATCCATTAGGCATTTTTATCCGGATTATTTTACCGTTGTCGTTACCGATTTTAGCAACGATTGCTTTATTTCATGGCGTTTTTCAATGGAATGATTATATGACAGCGAATATTTATGTGGATGATCGAACGTTATATCCTGTACAAATGTTACTGTATCGTTTAGTTTCTGAAAATCTATCGCCATCAGTGGCATCAGGGACAAATGTCATTCGAGAAACAACTTCTCAATCTTTACAGTTAGCAACGATGGTCGTTACGACAGTTCCAGTAGTCATTGTTTATCCATTTTTACAAAAATATTTTATTAAAGGTATGATGATTGGTTCGGTTAAAGAATAA
- a CDS encoding ABC transporter: MKKTTKKLMLGLLCGVAVLGLAACGSSGDKKSAGKGVDLPEARFKPDKEVPSWQKDTDQEATIKWYVNFDWYAPAGWGKDVVTRKIKEDMNINVEFIVGNDEKLNTMMASGDLPDIMTFDRQLKVAQDAEKFAIPLSTLAEKYDPYFLENAAKKDTLKWYTKDDGQIYTYPSFSVTQADYDAGNVKGDQALIVRKDIYEAIGKPDMSTPEGFLKALELAKVQQPKTDDGADMIQFSGTAMDIANGGDGAFGGNLQDFLGIPLTIDGEINDRDRDPEYMKWLDILRQAYASGYISNDQFSDNDNTIKEKLQQGAYFAYMHTNVVGLSEFLSDNNKRNPAEEYIAIDGPKNSNGKPSFFNGGGISGWTNTFVTKETKEPQKAMEIITYLASEYGNMVQSFGIEGETYNLVDDKAVLTKEILDLKNNDFAAFNKEIGTDTYWFVADSSFAQGKGNEPSASIKDIVAWSSDKLEPRFETENIDPVAGTRMARDLTTMNTDRVQAIVAFIQAKDKKIGEKAWTDFMATRDNNGWKEITDTRNEAIKANNERLK; encoded by the coding sequence ATGAAAAAGACGACAAAAAAATTAATGTTGGGTTTGTTATGTGGGGTAGCAGTTTTAGGATTGGCAGCATGTGGTTCAAGTGGAGACAAGAAGAGTGCTGGAAAAGGAGTAGATTTGCCAGAAGCTCGCTTTAAACCAGATAAAGAGGTACCAAGTTGGCAAAAAGATACAGACCAAGAAGCGACAATTAAATGGTATGTTAACTTTGATTGGTACGCTCCAGCTGGCTGGGGTAAGGATGTTGTGACTCGAAAAATTAAAGAAGATATGAATATCAACGTAGAATTTATTGTGGGAAATGATGAAAAGTTGAATACAATGATGGCTTCAGGGGATTTACCAGATATTATGACGTTTGACCGTCAGTTGAAGGTGGCGCAAGATGCTGAAAAATTTGCTATTCCATTGAGTACACTGGCTGAAAAATATGATCCTTATTTTCTAGAGAATGCAGCTAAAAAAGATACGCTGAAATGGTATACAAAAGACGATGGACAAATTTATACGTATCCAAGTTTTTCAGTGACTCAGGCAGATTATGATGCAGGTAATGTGAAAGGCGATCAAGCTTTAATTGTTCGTAAAGATATTTATGAAGCAATTGGTAAGCCAGATATGTCTACGCCGGAGGGTTTCTTGAAAGCGTTGGAACTAGCGAAAGTTCAACAACCAAAAACAGATGATGGCGCAGATATGATTCAATTTTCAGGAACAGCGATGGATATTGCCAATGGCGGTGATGGTGCATTTGGTGGGAATTTGCAAGACTTTTTAGGGATTCCTCTAACTATTGATGGAGAAATCAATGACCGTGATCGAGATCCAGAATATATGAAATGGTTAGATATCTTGCGTCAAGCGTATGCAAGTGGTTATATTTCCAATGACCAATTCTCTGACAACGACAATACAATCAAAGAAAAATTACAACAAGGTGCTTATTTTGCTTATATGCATACCAATGTTGTTGGGTTATCTGAATTCTTATCGGATAACAATAAACGTAATCCAGCCGAAGAATATATTGCGATTGATGGACCAAAAAATAGCAATGGAAAACCTTCTTTCTTTAACGGTGGTGGGATTAGTGGTTGGACGAATACTTTTGTTACGAAAGAAACGAAAGAACCACAAAAGGCGATGGAAATCATTACCTATTTAGCAAGTGAATATGGCAACATGGTGCAATCTTTTGGAATTGAAGGCGAAACGTATAATTTAGTTGATGACAAGGCTGTTTTAACGAAGGAAATCTTAGATTTGAAGAACAATGACTTTGCTGCTTTTAATAAAGAGATTGGAACAGATACGTATTGGTTTGTTGCGGATTCGTCATTTGCTCAAGGAAAAGGGAATGAACCTTCTGCTTCGATTAAGGACATTGTTGCTTGGTCAAGTGATAAGCTGGAACCTCGTTTTGAGACAGAGAACATCGATCCAGTGGCTGGAACTAGAATGGCACGAGATTTAACGACAATGAATACAGATCGAGTTCAAGCGATTGTTGCGTTTATTCAAGCAAAGGATAAGAAAATTGGCGAAAAAGCCTGGACTGATTTTATGGCGACTCGTGATAATAATGGCTGGAAAGAAATTACCGACACACGAAATGAAGCCATCAAAGCAAATAATGAACGGTTAAAATAA
- a CDS encoding ATP-binding protein, whose protein sequence is MNIDKVDVESLLIKSENVCFDRKSGKIELKKLAEILVAFANTNGGVVAIGITDKKFTGIKGLGEIKINDFIQAGYDHCIPRLAVYSARRVVEKENGEKDEVILLEVHPSEDKVYATTKDKVFIRIGDETKEIDFEQRKQLEYERGGLSFEIEPSNDCLLSDLDEELITKFKEIHQYEKEDIWNLLFSRGLAKRINGTDYLLNNAAIALFCNYPTVFLPNAKVRFIRYDGNLAQTGTKMNVIKNITIEGPIPSLIKKAIDVVKAQLREFNFLSIKSGKFEKVSEYPEDAWIEGIVNALIHRSYNISGDDIRIMMFEDRLEIQSPGNFPSIVNPKNIRDVHFSKNPVIARTMNEFGWVREFGEGVDRMYNEMETFFLDDPVFEEKNNTVKLTLKNNIYIRRIRQSESIETKTNVEWEQLSLDEQRALSVIYNKGKVRTSELAVILDKSPNTSRKILDKLVANGILKNVANSQTDPLQYYIFIEDVEL, encoded by the coding sequence ATGAATATAGATAAAGTCGATGTAGAAAGCTTGTTAATTAAATCAGAAAATGTTTGCTTTGATAGAAAATCAGGGAAAATCGAACTAAAAAAATTAGCAGAAATTTTAGTAGCCTTTGCGAATACTAATGGGGGCGTTGTAGCAATTGGGATAACGGATAAAAAATTTACTGGAATCAAAGGGTTAGGAGAAATAAAAATAAACGATTTTATTCAGGCTGGTTACGATCATTGTATACCTAGACTAGCTGTGTATTCTGCAAGAAGGGTAGTTGAAAAAGAGAATGGCGAAAAAGATGAAGTTATCCTACTAGAAGTACATCCAAGTGAAGATAAAGTTTACGCTACAACTAAAGATAAAGTTTTTATTCGCATTGGAGATGAAACGAAAGAAATAGATTTTGAGCAAAGAAAGCAACTGGAATATGAACGAGGTGGGCTTAGTTTTGAAATAGAGCCTAGTAATGACTGCCTTCTAAGCGATTTAGATGAGGAATTGATAACAAAATTTAAAGAAATTCATCAATATGAAAAAGAAGATATTTGGAACTTGCTTTTTTCTAGAGGTTTAGCTAAAAGAATAAACGGGACTGACTATCTGTTAAATAATGCTGCCATTGCTCTTTTTTGCAACTATCCAACAGTCTTTCTACCTAACGCAAAAGTTCGTTTTATTAGATATGATGGAAATTTAGCACAGACAGGTACGAAGATGAATGTTATTAAAAACATAACGATTGAGGGACCGATACCTAGTTTGATTAAAAAGGCGATTGATGTGGTTAAAGCTCAGCTAAGAGAGTTTAATTTTTTAAGCATTAAATCTGGTAAATTTGAAAAAGTTTCTGAATATCCTGAGGATGCTTGGATTGAAGGGATAGTTAATGCTCTGATACATAGGTCTTATAATATAAGTGGTGATGACATTCGGATCATGATGTTTGAAGATAGATTAGAAATTCAAAGTCCGGGGAATTTTCCATCCATCGTAAACCCTAAAAATATAAGGGATGTTCATTTTTCTAAAAATCCTGTAATTGCTCGAACAATGAATGAATTTGGTTGGGTTCGAGAATTTGGTGAAGGTGTAGATCGAATGTACAATGAAATGGAAACTTTTTTTCTGGATGATCCGGTATTTGAGGAAAAGAATAATACAGTGAAGCTAACACTTAAGAACAATATTTATATTAGGCGTATTCGACAGTCGGAAAGCATTGAAACAAAGACGAATGTTGAGTGGGAGCAATTAAGTCTAGATGAACAACGGGCGCTATCGGTTATTTACAATAAGGGAAAGGTGCGTACATCTGAATTGGCGGTTATTTTAGATAAAAGTCCAAATACTTCTAGAAAAATATTAGATAAGCTAGTTGCAAATGGAATCTTAAAGAATGTAGCAAATTCACAAACAGACCCTTTGCAATACTATATTTTTATAGAGGATGTCGAATTATAA
- a CDS encoding MurR/RpiR family transcriptional regulator translates to MFEPEIVKTYNDLDRTVYNYVINNIHKVTLMRIRDLSEFTHVSTTSILRFCKKNECNGFSEFKYKLKQYITQQEEIQLYHYNDVHEHIDFLKKAQSEHFNQAITDICQVIATTQNVLLIGIGTSGIMAEYGARFFSTLGMLSHFINDPYMPVYNYDRESTVILISNSGETTELINIAQAFKKSPSKVVSITNTASSTIAKMSDYNISTYINVDRQGSVNLASNISIMYILESLAKQTSDIRTSHQLKGERLR, encoded by the coding sequence ATGTTTGAACCAGAAATCGTGAAGACATATAACGATTTAGATCGCACAGTTTATAATTATGTTATCAACAATATCCATAAGGTAACTCTAATGCGTATTCGAGATTTATCTGAATTTACTCATGTAAGCACAACCTCTATTTTGCGTTTTTGCAAGAAAAATGAGTGCAACGGTTTTTCTGAATTTAAATACAAATTAAAACAATACATTACTCAACAAGAAGAAATTCAACTTTATCACTACAATGATGTTCATGAGCATATTGATTTTTTGAAAAAAGCTCAATCGGAACATTTTAATCAAGCGATTACCGATATTTGTCAGGTGATTGCGACTACCCAAAATGTATTATTAATCGGCATCGGGACTTCAGGAATTATGGCAGAATATGGTGCTCGTTTCTTTTCTACCCTAGGTATGCTATCGCATTTTATTAATGATCCTTATATGCCTGTCTATAATTACGACCGTGAAAGTACAGTGATTTTAATTTCCAATTCTGGCGAGACGACCGAACTAATTAATATCGCTCAAGCCTTTAAAAAAAGTCCCAGCAAAGTGGTTTCAATTACTAATACTGCAAGTTCAACAATTGCCAAGATGTCAGATTATAATATTAGTACTTATATCAACGTTGATCGTCAAGGCTCCGTCAATTTGGCTTCAAATATTTCTATTATGTATATTTTAGAATCACTTGCTAAGCAAACAAGCGATATTCGCACAAGTCATCAATTAAAAGGTGAGCGCTTACGTTAG
- a CDS encoding glycoside hydrolase family 3 N-terminal domain-containing protein, translated as MKTVQIEDLLKEMTLTEKIAQLTQLTPQFFSGASSDGEITGPMAELGLKAEDLKNIGSVLGTHTAEEVMKIQEAYLKTNRLGIPLVFMADVIHGYRTIFPIPLAIGATWNADLAQKVAEISAIEASEAGVHVTFSPMVDLVRDPRWGRVMESTGEDAYLNSYFARAFVKGYQGEHGELATNFDRVAACVKHFAAYGAAEAGREYNTVDTSVRELYQNYLPAYQAAIEAGVLLVMTAFNTVDGIPATGNQWLMQDVLRKDLGFTGLVISDWGAVGELINHGVAENSKEAAYQSIQAGVDLEMMTSCYLQNLEALVMENHVQIEQIDAAVLAVLNLKNALGLFEDPYRGLKTVAPTKKLRTMSDNHRRVAREVAAESVVLLKNKNYALPLRKEQKIAVVGPLAESQDVLGAWSWIGEQTESHHLADGLKMALPNVVSVGWQQNQQVTAEELAASRTIAHDADIVVVALGESSESSGEAASLATIRLPVEQEQFLAELADLGKPVVTVVFGGRPLDLSDISFHSTALVMAWFPGTEAGTGIADVLSGNVSPSGKLPMSFPVTTGQVPVYYNHLKTGRPAHVGNNEQKYISRYLDIPNEPLYDFGFGLSYTTFAYSNVKQSHHKITYQEQLTFEVTVTNTGKLAGKETVQLYLEDVVATVARPVKELRRFEKIYLEAGESQVVTFNLTLEDLCYYQRNLDFKADLGNFNVYLGGSSQAEKVGSFELI; from the coding sequence ATGAAAACAGTACAAATTGAGGATTTGCTTAAGGAAATGACGTTAACTGAAAAAATTGCTCAGCTAACTCAATTGACGCCACAGTTTTTCAGTGGGGCAAGTAGTGATGGTGAAATTACGGGTCCAATGGCAGAATTGGGCTTGAAAGCAGAAGATTTAAAAAATATTGGTTCTGTTTTAGGAACTCATACCGCTGAAGAAGTCATGAAGATTCAAGAGGCGTATTTAAAAACCAATCGTTTAGGAATTCCTTTAGTTTTTATGGCAGATGTGATTCATGGATATCGTACGATTTTTCCAATTCCATTAGCAATTGGGGCGACTTGGAATGCTGATTTAGCTCAGAAAGTTGCGGAGATTTCAGCGATTGAAGCTAGTGAGGCAGGCGTTCATGTAACTTTTTCTCCAATGGTTGATTTAGTTCGTGATCCTCGATGGGGACGTGTGATGGAAAGTACGGGAGAAGATGCGTATTTAAATAGTTATTTTGCTAGAGCTTTTGTCAAAGGGTATCAAGGTGAACACGGTGAGTTAGCAACGAATTTTGATCGAGTAGCAGCATGTGTGAAACACTTTGCGGCCTATGGAGCAGCAGAAGCGGGGCGTGAATATAATACGGTGGATACGTCTGTTCGTGAGTTATATCAGAATTATTTGCCAGCCTATCAGGCAGCAATTGAAGCGGGAGTACTTTTGGTTATGACCGCTTTTAATACAGTTGATGGTATTCCAGCGACAGGGAATCAATGGCTGATGCAAGATGTGCTACGAAAAGACTTGGGTTTTACTGGTTTAGTGATTTCAGATTGGGGCGCAGTTGGCGAACTAATTAATCATGGTGTTGCTGAGAATTCTAAGGAGGCTGCGTATCAATCGATTCAAGCGGGAGTGGATCTAGAAATGATGACCAGCTGTTATCTACAGAATTTAGAAGCGTTAGTGATGGAAAACCACGTTCAAATAGAGCAAATTGATGCAGCTGTTTTAGCGGTGTTGAATTTGAAAAATGCTTTAGGATTGTTTGAAGATCCTTACCGTGGATTAAAGACAGTAGCTCCAACCAAAAAACTCAGAACAATGAGTGACAATCATCGTCGTGTAGCTCGTGAAGTAGCAGCAGAATCTGTAGTGCTACTGAAAAATAAAAATTATGCATTGCCATTACGGAAAGAACAAAAAATTGCAGTTGTAGGTCCATTGGCTGAAAGTCAGGATGTCTTGGGTGCTTGGTCATGGATTGGTGAGCAAACAGAAAGTCACCATTTAGCAGATGGATTAAAAATGGCTTTACCGAATGTTGTAAGTGTCGGTTGGCAGCAAAATCAACAGGTGACGGCTGAAGAACTAGCTGCAAGTCGAACAATTGCCCATGATGCTGATATTGTCGTTGTGGCATTAGGTGAAAGCTCTGAAAGTAGTGGGGAAGCGGCAAGTTTAGCAACGATTCGTTTGCCGGTAGAACAAGAGCAGTTTTTAGCCGAGCTGGCTGACTTAGGAAAACCAGTAGTTACCGTTGTATTCGGTGGTCGTCCACTTGATTTAAGTGATATTTCCTTTCATTCAACAGCTTTAGTGATGGCATGGTTCCCTGGAACTGAAGCAGGAACTGGAATTGCTGACGTCTTGAGTGGAAACGTTAGTCCATCAGGAAAGTTGCCGATGAGTTTTCCTGTTACAACAGGACAAGTACCCGTTTATTACAACCATCTAAAAACAGGTCGTCCCGCCCATGTTGGCAATAACGAGCAAAAATACATTTCTCGTTATTTAGATATTCCTAATGAACCGTTGTATGACTTTGGTTTTGGTTTAAGTTATACAACATTTGCTTACTCAAATGTGAAACAAAGTCATCATAAAATCACATATCAGGAGCAACTGACTTTTGAGGTGACAGTTACAAATACCGGGAAACTCGCTGGCAAAGAGACCGTTCAACTGTATTTGGAAGATGTAGTTGCAACAGTCGCTCGTCCTGTTAAAGAGCTACGTCGCTTTGAAAAAATCTATCTAGAAGCAGGAGAGTCTCAAGTAGTGACGTTCAATCTGACACTTGAAGATTTGTGTTATTATCAGCGGAACCTTGATTTTAAAGCGGATTTAGGTAACTTTAACGTGTATCTTGGTGGGAGTAGTCAGGCTGAAAAAGTTGGAAGCTTTGAATTAATTTAG
- a CDS encoding ROK family protein — MNYYVGIDVGGTDVKYGLVTEVGEILASGKVATAQNGPAIIASIAEVVQGYQDDYDIQGVGLSVPGIVAEDGFMITGGAIFDFYGIHLKDILEEKLGLPVAVENDVNCAALAEKWLGAGKKYKHFLCVAVGTGIGGAIVINNQLFRGANSMAGEFGFMVVEPIENQDTRLATLSLTGSVQCGIVNKYLNQDGGESTVNGKEVFDLAENGDQHAKETIEIFYQRLSQGLFNLATSFDPEVILIGGAISSNPAFILEIEQRMHQLKAGHRDMENVKLPQILPCEFRNNAGLIGAVYQIKQAD, encoded by the coding sequence TTGAATTATTATGTAGGTATTGATGTAGGTGGCACAGATGTAAAATATGGTTTAGTAACAGAGGTGGGCGAGATTTTAGCAAGTGGTAAAGTTGCCACTGCACAAAATGGTCCTGCGATTATTGCAAGCATTGCGGAAGTAGTACAAGGTTATCAAGACGATTATGACATTCAAGGTGTGGGCTTAAGTGTGCCGGGGATTGTTGCGGAAGATGGATTTATGATTACAGGTGGCGCTATTTTTGATTTTTACGGCATTCATCTGAAAGATATTTTAGAAGAAAAGTTAGGTTTACCAGTAGCAGTCGAAAATGATGTTAATTGTGCGGCTTTGGCTGAAAAATGGTTGGGTGCAGGCAAGAAGTATAAACATTTTTTATGTGTAGCGGTTGGCACCGGAATTGGCGGAGCGATTGTGATTAACAATCAACTTTTCCGTGGTGCGAATTCAATGGCTGGGGAATTTGGTTTCATGGTTGTGGAACCAATTGAAAATCAAGATACACGCTTAGCGACATTAAGTTTAACGGGTTCCGTTCAATGCGGTATAGTGAATAAATATCTGAATCAAGATGGCGGCGAAAGCACTGTAAATGGCAAAGAAGTATTTGATTTAGCGGAAAATGGAGATCAGCATGCTAAGGAAACAATTGAAATTTTCTATCAACGACTAAGTCAAGGGCTGTTTAATTTGGCTACCTCTTTTGATCCAGAAGTGATTTTAATCGGTGGCGCTATCAGCAGTAATCCAGCCTTTATTCTGGAAATAGAGCAACGAATGCATCAGTTAAAAGCTGGACATCGTGATATGGAAAATGTAAAATTACCACAGATTTTACCATGTGAATTTAGAAATAATGCTGGTCTGATTGGAGCGGTTTATCAAATTAAACAAGCAGATTAG
- a CDS encoding PTS transporter subunit EIIC, producing the protein MSTNYKELASQIVEQVGGQENIIDLVHCATRLRFRLKDQELANKEAIQSLSGVAGVNPTKAQYQIIIGNEVDAVFKEIINLGIANGEHDTQLVDEKPNATKEGLFSKIVDTITGCMTPMIPALTAAGMIKVILSLINTFNWLTPTSDTYRILDIIGDSAFYFMPILLAVFASRKFKVNTSIAVIVVGIFLHPNFTGWVASGDPISFLSLPVPGVIYAASIIPALLMVWVMSYIEKGVDKITPKMLKILLNPTLVLLISAPLALLVVGPLGSYAGEGLASLIRLLEGQLGFMMVTLLAAAMPFIVMTGMHHALTPIFLATYAATGQESLILIAQICANLAQGGAAFAVSLRSKNKGLKQVAAASGVSAIMGITEPAIYGVTLKLKKPMLAAAIGAGVAGLYAGIMHVSVYVMQNSIMAALALSGEKGTSNIINGLIMMALSLGASFIATLVLGFEDPAEEA; encoded by the coding sequence GTGAGTACAAATTATAAAGAGTTAGCAAGCCAGATTGTTGAACAAGTCGGGGGACAAGAAAATATTATCGATCTTGTACATTGTGCGACCCGCTTGCGTTTTCGTTTAAAGGATCAGGAACTAGCAAATAAAGAGGCTATCCAGAGTTTATCAGGTGTTGCGGGAGTGAATCCAACGAAAGCACAATATCAGATTATTATTGGAAATGAAGTCGATGCTGTCTTCAAGGAAATTATTAACTTAGGTATCGCCAATGGAGAACATGACACTCAACTAGTGGATGAAAAACCAAATGCGACTAAAGAAGGTTTATTTAGCAAAATAGTGGATACGATTACAGGCTGTATGACGCCAATGATTCCAGCATTAACAGCAGCTGGTATGATTAAGGTGATCTTATCTTTAATTAATACATTTAATTGGCTAACGCCAACTTCTGATACATATCGAATATTAGATATTATTGGAGATTCAGCTTTTTACTTTATGCCAATTTTGTTAGCAGTTTTTGCTTCACGGAAATTTAAAGTAAACACATCGATTGCTGTGATTGTAGTGGGAATTTTCTTACATCCTAACTTTACAGGTTGGGTAGCTTCAGGAGACCCAATTTCATTTTTAAGCTTGCCAGTTCCAGGAGTAATCTATGCAGCATCAATTATCCCAGCGTTATTGATGGTTTGGGTGATGTCTTATATTGAAAAAGGTGTCGATAAGATTACGCCAAAAATGTTGAAAATTCTATTAAATCCAACATTAGTTTTACTAATTAGCGCACCACTTGCATTGTTAGTTGTTGGTCCACTGGGAAGCTATGCAGGGGAAGGGCTAGCAAGTCTAATTCGTTTACTTGAAGGTCAACTTGGTTTCATGATGGTCACCTTATTAGCAGCAGCAATGCCTTTTATTGTTATGACGGGTATGCATCACGCGTTAACACCAATTTTCTTAGCAACATATGCAGCAACAGGTCAAGAGTCATTAATTTTAATCGCTCAAATTTGTGCAAATTTAGCTCAAGGCGGAGCAGCATTTGCCGTTTCTCTTCGTAGTAAAAATAAAGGCTTGAAACAAGTAGCAGCAGCATCAGGTGTTTCAGCGATTATGGGAATTACCGAACCAGCAATTTACGGAGTTACATTGAAATTGAAGAAACCAATGCTAGCAGCTGCAATTGGTGCGGGAGTCGCTGGATTATATGCAGGTATCATGCATGTTAGTGTGTATGTTATGCAAAACAGTATCATGGCAGCTTTGGCATTATCTGGTGAAAAAGGAACGTCAAACATTATCAACGGATTAATTATGATGGCTCTATCATTAGGAGCATCCTTTATTGCAACATTGGTTTTAGGCTTTGAAGATCCAGCTGAAGAAGCGTAA
- a CDS encoding ABC transporter permease subunit: MVLVCNEKGVKYVFWKKLKKQSFYQAMVLPSVIFMIIFNFVPMYGIIIAFKDYSVLDTIGNAPWVGLDYFKEFFSDPKFWLVVKNTFGISFFKLIIGFPLAILLAVLVNELFNAKFKKMVQTVSYLPHFLSWVILGGMFISWLSDSGLVNNLLMDASIIKEPIAFLTKPNYYWGIAVISDVWKEVGWNTILYIAAMTGINPALYEAAKMDGASKFQQIIKITIPSIRNIIALTLVLAVGGLLNSNLDQTLVLQNPVNYSASEVINSYVFKLGIQQGDFSYSTAVGLFTSVVSLVLVVASHYATKKISDTSVF; the protein is encoded by the coding sequence ATGGTTTTGGTTTGTAATGAAAAAGGGGTGAAATACGTGTTTTGGAAAAAATTAAAGAAGCAATCTTTTTATCAAGCAATGGTACTTCCTAGTGTTATTTTTATGATTATTTTTAATTTTGTGCCAATGTATGGCATTATTATTGCATTTAAAGATTATTCGGTATTAGATACGATTGGTAATGCGCCGTGGGTAGGTTTGGATTACTTTAAGGAGTTCTTTTCTGATCCCAAGTTTTGGTTAGTCGTTAAAAATACATTTGGCATTAGCTTTTTCAAATTAATCATTGGTTTTCCATTAGCGATTCTTTTAGCGGTATTAGTGAATGAGTTGTTCAATGCAAAATTCAAAAAAATGGTTCAAACAGTCTCATATTTGCCACATTTTTTATCGTGGGTAATTTTAGGCGGCATGTTTATTTCTTGGCTATCTGACAGTGGATTGGTGAATAATTTATTGATGGATGCATCTATCATTAAAGAGCCGATTGCTTTTTTGACAAAGCCTAATTATTATTGGGGAATTGCTGTGATTTCGGACGTTTGGAAAGAGGTTGGTTGGAATACGATTCTTTATATTGCGGCAATGACAGGGATTAATCCGGCATTATATGAAGCCGCCAAAATGGATGGAGCTTCAAAATTTCAACAAATTATTAAAATTACGATTCCATCAATTCGTAATATTATCGCATTAACCTTAGTTTTAGCTGTAGGTGGCTTATTAAATTCTAACCTGGATCAAACGTTGGTGCTACAGAATCCCGTCAACTACTCAGCCAGCGAAGTAATTAATTCGTATGTATTCAAATTAGGGATTCAACAAGGAGACTTTTCTTATTCAACAGCGGTAGGGCTATTTACATCAGTCGTTTCACTAGTTTTAGTTGTGGCAAGTCACTATGCTACGAAAAAAATCAGTGATACATCAGTATTCTAA